Proteins from a single region of Chryseobacterium sp. T16E-39:
- the polA gene encoding DNA polymerase I, translating into MDATQDKRLFLIDAYAMIFRGYYALIRNPRLTSTGIDTSAIFGFTNSLIELIRRERPTHLAVVFDVGQASVRTDDFADYKANRSETPEAIKIAVPYIHRILEAMHIPYLGVEGYEADDVIGTIACKAEKEGYTTFMVTPDKDFAQLVTDKIKMYKPGLKGGDIEILGVEEVKAKYEIEDPKQVIDFLAMMGDAVDNIPGLDGVGEKTAMKFLKEYGSIENLLANTHQLKGKLKEKIEASAERGILSKKLATIICDAPIEFHQEQYDLETPDFEKVKEVFDEIEFRRLYENLYRAFAPTETVVVAEVEVAQTSKGTIVQGQVTQLDLFATYEELDQATSTKSTIEHNEHLYQFVDNPKAQKILVNNLLQQRVVCFDTETTSLNELEAELVGMSFSYKKGLAYYIPLSEDRNEVLKTLEIFRPFFEKEDLLKVAHNLKFDYKILKQYDITVKGAMFDTMIAHYLLNPDGRHGMDYLSEVYLNYKPVSIETIIGKKGKNQGTFRDADVRTQTDYAAEDADVTFQLYELFAPQLKKENLEDLFFKIEMPLMEVLAKMELAGISLDEKWLAQESIDLENDLRQLESKIFEFSGEEFNMNSPKQLGEILFEKMQLDPKAKKTKTGQYATSEDVLQKLSSKHEIIKHILEYRTYQKLKSTYVDALPSQIDRDERVHTNFSQTTAATGRLASVNPNLQNIPIRTLRGQQIRGAFVSGDGKKIISADYSQIELRLIAEISGEDNMIKAFQDGEDIHASTAAKLFKIPLEEVSKTQRSQAKTVNFGIIYGQGAFALAEQTGLSRSEAKQMIEAYFENYPKLKEYMAEQVKKAREIGYVETILGRKRHLKDINSGNFVVRGHAERNAVNAPVQGSAADVVKMAMIKIDKQLDEQKLQTKMLLQVHDELVFESPIEEIEVASKLIKTEMESAIETQVPLLVEVGVGNNWLEAH; encoded by the coding sequence ATGGACGCAACTCAAGATAAAAGGTTATTTCTCATCGATGCTTATGCGATGATTTTCAGAGGATATTACGCATTGATCAGAAATCCAAGATTAACGAGTACAGGAATCGATACATCAGCTATTTTTGGTTTTACCAATTCTTTGATCGAATTGATCAGAAGAGAAAGACCTACCCATTTAGCGGTGGTTTTTGATGTGGGGCAAGCCAGTGTAAGAACGGATGATTTTGCCGACTATAAAGCTAACCGAAGTGAAACTCCCGAAGCAATCAAAATCGCAGTTCCTTATATTCATAGGATTTTAGAAGCAATGCATATTCCCTATTTGGGAGTGGAAGGATATGAAGCGGATGATGTAATTGGAACTATTGCCTGTAAAGCCGAAAAAGAGGGATATACTACTTTTATGGTAACACCGGATAAAGATTTTGCCCAGCTGGTTACAGATAAAATTAAAATGTATAAACCTGGCTTAAAAGGTGGAGATATTGAAATTCTTGGCGTAGAAGAAGTAAAAGCCAAATATGAAATTGAAGATCCTAAACAGGTGATCGATTTTCTTGCCATGATGGGGGATGCTGTAGATAATATTCCGGGATTGGACGGGGTTGGTGAAAAGACAGCCATGAAATTTCTCAAAGAATACGGAAGCATTGAAAACCTTCTAGCTAATACTCATCAGTTAAAAGGGAAATTAAAAGAAAAAATAGAAGCATCAGCAGAAAGAGGGATTTTATCTAAAAAACTGGCAACCATTATTTGTGATGCTCCAATTGAATTCCATCAGGAACAATATGACCTTGAAACTCCGGATTTTGAAAAAGTAAAGGAGGTTTTTGATGAGATAGAATTCAGAAGATTGTATGAAAACCTATACAGAGCCTTCGCACCTACAGAAACTGTTGTAGTTGCTGAGGTTGAAGTAGCTCAAACGTCAAAAGGAACCATTGTACAAGGGCAGGTTACCCAGCTTGATCTTTTTGCTACTTATGAAGAATTGGATCAGGCAACTTCTACAAAATCAACTATAGAACATAACGAACATTTATATCAATTCGTAGATAATCCAAAAGCTCAGAAAATACTTGTCAATAATTTATTACAGCAAAGAGTGGTTTGCTTTGATACAGAGACGACATCACTGAATGAGTTGGAAGCTGAATTGGTAGGAATGAGTTTCTCTTATAAAAAAGGTTTGGCTTATTATATTCCTTTATCGGAAGATAGAAATGAGGTTTTAAAAACATTGGAAATTTTCAGACCGTTTTTTGAAAAAGAAGATTTGCTGAAAGTAGCTCATAATTTAAAATTTGACTATAAAATTTTAAAGCAATATGATATCACGGTAAAAGGAGCGATGTTTGACACAATGATTGCTCATTATCTACTGAATCCGGATGGGCGACATGGAATGGATTATCTTTCAGAAGTCTATTTAAATTATAAACCTGTTTCAATTGAAACGATTATTGGGAAGAAAGGAAAGAACCAGGGAACCTTCAGAGATGCAGATGTAAGAACACAAACAGATTATGCTGCAGAAGATGCGGACGTGACTTTCCAGTTATATGAGCTGTTTGCTCCCCAATTAAAAAAGGAAAATTTAGAAGACCTGTTCTTTAAAATTGAAATGCCGTTGATGGAAGTTTTAGCCAAAATGGAATTGGCCGGAATTTCTCTTGATGAAAAATGGCTGGCTCAGGAAAGTATTGATCTTGAAAATGATTTAAGACAATTAGAATCCAAGATATTTGAGTTTTCTGGAGAAGAGTTCAATATGAATTCTCCAAAACAATTGGGTGAGATTTTATTTGAAAAAATGCAGCTTGATCCAAAAGCTAAAAAGACGAAGACCGGCCAGTACGCAACCTCTGAAGATGTATTACAGAAACTGTCTTCAAAGCACGAAATTATTAAACACATTCTTGAGTACAGAACCTATCAGAAATTAAAGTCAACTTATGTAGATGCATTACCATCACAGATTGACAGAGATGAGCGTGTACATACCAACTTTTCCCAGACCACTGCTGCAACAGGTCGTCTGGCAAGTGTGAATCCGAATTTACAGAATATTCCGATCAGAACTTTGAGGGGGCAACAGATTCGTGGAGCATTTGTTTCCGGAGATGGAAAGAAAATTATCTCTGCCGATTACTCACAGATCGAATTACGTCTCATCGCTGAAATTTCCGGTGAAGATAATATGATCAAAGCATTCCAGGATGGTGAAGATATTCACGCTTCTACGGCAGCTAAGCTCTTTAAAATTCCTTTGGAAGAAGTTTCAAAAACCCAGAGAAGTCAGGCTAAAACGGTGAACTTTGGGATTATTTATGGACAGGGTGCTTTTGCATTAGCTGAGCAAACCGGTTTATCCAGATCAGAGGCCAAGCAAATGATCGAAGCCTATTTTGAAAACTATCCGAAACTAAAAGAATATATGGCTGAGCAGGTGAAGAAAGCCCGCGAAATTGGCTATGTCGAGACCATTTTAGGAAGAAAAAGGCATTTGAAGGATATTAATTCCGGGAACTTTGTCGTAAGAGGTCACGCAGAAAGAAATGCTGTAAATGCTCCTGTGCAGGGAAGTGCTGCTGATGTCGTAAAAATGGCGATGATCAAAATTGATAAGCAACTGGATGAACAGAAACTTCAAACCAAGATGTTGTTACAGGTACATGACGAATTGGTATTTGAGTCTCCAATCGAAGAAATTGAGGTTGCTTCCAAATTAATCAAAACTGAAATGGAAAGTGCAATTGAAACGCAGGTTCCTTTATTAGTTGAAGTTGGAGTAGGAAACAACTGGCTGGAAGCACATTAA
- a CDS encoding LysE family translocator codes for MIPIHDLFFFFLAAFILVISPGPNMIYLISRSITQGRKAGLTSLAGVVCGFLFHIVMVSFGLTAVLFAVPYAYIVLKTLGTIYLLYLAYQAIKPNSKNIFEVDKNISIDRPRKLFAVGFLTNVLNPKVAVFYLSFFPQFIKPEYGSIFTQSLELGVIQTFTSFTINFIIVLTAAKVATFFAKNPMWIKVQKWFMTSVLVFLAVKMVLSKAK; via the coding sequence ATGATTCCTATCCACGATCTTTTCTTTTTCTTCTTAGCCGCATTTATATTGGTGATAAGCCCCGGACCAAATATGATTTATCTTATCTCACGATCGATAACGCAGGGAAGAAAAGCAGGATTAACTTCACTTGCAGGTGTGGTCTGTGGTTTTTTATTCCACATTGTCATGGTTTCTTTTGGACTTACTGCTGTTCTGTTTGCCGTACCTTATGCCTATATCGTCCTCAAAACATTAGGAACAATATATCTTTTATATCTGGCTTATCAGGCTATAAAACCGAATAGTAAAAATATTTTTGAAGTTGATAAAAACATTTCTATAGATAGACCCCGAAAATTATTTGCAGTAGGCTTTTTAACTAATGTTCTCAATCCTAAAGTTGCCGTCTTCTACCTCTCTTTTTTTCCTCAGTTTATTAAACCGGAATATGGATCTATTTTTACTCAAAGTTTAGAGCTAGGGGTCATACAGACCTTTACAAGCTTTACAATCAACTTCATCATTGTTTTAACCGCAGCAAAGGTAGCTACCTTTTTCGCTAAAAATCCTATGTGGATAAAAGTACAAAAATGGTTTATGACAAGTGTCCTGGTCTTTCTTGCTGTGAAAATGGTTCTTTCGAAAGCGAAGTAG
- a CDS encoding GLPGLI family protein, producing the protein MNIIRIITLTLISINAFGQNKQFFYEYKFVRDSTNAKSLEKEIMVLNISNNKSEFYSFEKYKSDSTLNADSKKGILSMPSNIKMNKDRVVRDLNTQKIEFITPLEPYRYSVNQNIDLKWNILAEFNNILGYDVQKATTEFGGRKWIAWFAKEIPIQSGPYKFFGLPGLILKIEDLNKSHIFELKGIKATKGNFNYPNVNNYKDVKITYQKYVKIYENFRKNPMAGSVGAFPDQTDANGVFHSGNEIFREFEKKALEGLKKDNNIIELDLLKQ; encoded by the coding sequence ATAATTAGAATTATAACTCTTACTCTTATCTCAATTAATGCTTTTGGTCAAAACAAACAATTTTTCTATGAATACAAATTTGTTCGTGATTCAACAAACGCGAAAAGTTTAGAGAAAGAAATAATGGTTTTAAATATTAGCAACAATAAATCAGAATTCTACAGTTTTGAAAAATACAAATCAGACTCAACATTGAATGCAGATTCAAAGAAAGGAATCCTTTCCATGCCCTCTAATATAAAAATGAATAAAGATAGAGTAGTCAGAGATCTTAATACTCAAAAAATTGAATTTATTACACCTCTTGAACCTTATAGATATTCAGTTAATCAGAATATAGATTTAAAATGGAATATACTTGCGGAGTTTAATAATATTTTGGGGTATGATGTACAAAAAGCAACCACAGAGTTTGGAGGTAGAAAGTGGATTGCGTGGTTTGCAAAAGAGATTCCGATACAAAGTGGTCCATATAAATTTTTTGGACTTCCAGGATTGATTCTTAAAATAGAGGATCTTAACAAAAGTCACATTTTTGAACTTAAGGGGATAAAAGCCACAAAAGGAAACTTTAATTATCCCAACGTAAATAATTATAAAGATGTGAAAATCACTTATCAAAAATATGTGAAAATTTATGAAAATTTTAGAAAAAATCCGATGGCGGGCTCAGTTGGAGCTTTCCCAGACCAAACAGATGCTAATGGTGTTTTTCACTCCGGAAATGAAATTTTTCGTGAATTTGAAAAAAAAGCACTTGAGGGCTTGAAAAAGGATAATAATATTATAGAATTAGATTTATTAAAACAATGA